TCACGAGTAATATCCACTACGAATAATGCACCTGGAAGACGCGTCATATCTGCGATTGAACCTAAGTTTTTCTCAAGTTTTGCACGCATACGCTCTACCTGTAACTTCTCTTTCTTTGATAATGTATCAAAGCGACCATCTTTTTTCATACGGTCTACAGAAGTCATCTTCTTAACTGCCTTACGGATAGTTACGAAGTTGGTAAGCATACCACCAGGCCAGCGCTCAGTGATATAAGGCATGTTAGCCTTCTCTGCTTCTTCAGCTACAATTTCTTTAGCTTGTTTTTTAGTTGCTACAAAAAGGATCTTACGACCACTAGCAGCAATTTTACTAAGTGCATCTGCAGCCTCTTGCATTTTAGCAGCACTTTTGTAAAGGTTTATAATGTGAATCCCGTTACGTTCCATATAGATATACGGAGCCATATTTGGGTTCCAACGTCTTGTGAGGTGACCAAAGTGGACACCAGCATCAAGGAGTTCTTTAACTTCTATGTTATTTGCCATTTTATTAAATAGTTTACGTTCTGTTTGGACTTAGCAATACTCAGGTGGTCACTTGCGTTCGCCGAGAGTATTTAGATGCTAAACTAACTTTCGATACCAGATCGAAGTACAGCACTATAATGTTTATAATTTTATGAAATTCCTCAAGAAACTTCGCCAACCAAAGGTTAGCAGAAATATTAACGTTTCGAGAATTGGAATTTTTTACGGGCTTTCTTCTGACCGAATTTCTTACGCTCAACCATTCTTGGGTCTCTAGTAAGTAAACCTTCTGGTTTAAGAACCAAACGGTTCTCAGCATCTAGCTCACACATAATTCTTGAGATAGCCAAACGGATAGCTTCTGCTTGTCCAGTAATACCACCACCAAATACATTGATACTTAGGTCATACTTGCCTTCGTTCTCTGTAAGCATTAATGGTTGTGCTACTTTATACTGAAGTGTTCCGGTTGTAAAATAGTCGTTAACGTCTTTTTTATTTACAGTAATGTTACCGCTACCGTCTTTAAGGTAAACTCTGGCAACAGCTGTTTTTCTTCTACCAATTTTGTGAATTGTTTCCATTTACACCAAGTCGTTAATGTTAATTACTTCTGGTTTTTGAGCGTCAAGCGAATGCTCTCCACCAACAAAAACTCTCATGTTTCTAAACAACGCTGCG
This region of Croceibacter atlanticus HTCC2559 genomic DNA includes:
- the rpsI gene encoding 30S ribosomal protein S9; translated protein: METIHKIGRRKTAVARVYLKDGSGNITVNKKDVNDYFTTGTLQYKVAQPLMLTENEGKYDLSINVFGGGITGQAEAIRLAISRIMCELDAENRLVLKPEGLLTRDPRMVERKKFGQKKARKKFQFSKR
- the rpsB gene encoding 30S ribosomal protein S2; amino-acid sequence: MANNIEVKELLDAGVHFGHLTRRWNPNMAPYIYMERNGIHIINLYKSAAKMQEAADALSKIAASGRKILFVATKKQAKEIVAEEAEKANMPYITERWPGGMLTNFVTIRKAVKKMTSVDRMKKDGRFDTLSKKEKLQVERMRAKLEKNLGSIADMTRLPGALFVVDITREHIAVKEAQKLNIPIFAMVDTNSDPREVDFAIPANDDASKSVKKVISYVTDAIVDGLNERKADKEQSKAEKDAKKATKPAAKKAPAKKAVASSEEE